The sequence GCGGCCGCCGGGTTGGCGTTGTTGCTTGCGAAGCGTTGGCGGGTCGACCTGCGTCCGGTCGTGTCGAAGTCGACGACCGTGTTGATCGTTCTGTTTCCTTCGCTCGCCATCACGCAGTTGATGCTCCACAGCGGTGGTGACGGGCCGTCGATGGTCGATCGTGTTGCGGGTGTAGTCGCGGCCAGTGGGCAGGCATTTCCGCTGTTGAGCCCGCTGCTCGGGACGCTCGGCACGTTCATGACCGGCAGCACGACCGTGTCCAACGTGATCTTCGGCCCGGTGCAACAGGAAGCGGCTCAGAATCTCGGACTCGAGACGGGAACAGTGCTGGGCGTGCAACTTGCCGGGGCGTCGCTGGGTAACGCGGTTTGTCTGTTCAACATCATCGCGGCAGCCGCCGTGGTCGGGACGGACAACTACAACGCCATCCTGCGCCGGACCGTGGTGCCCGTGGTGGTCGGAGCGTTGCTGGTCGCGGTCGTCGGCTACGTGGCGCTTGCGATCTAGCGGGTCGGACTACGATGCGGACATGCGATTGCTCTGCACCAACGATGACGGGATCGACGCCGGCGGCTTGCACGCGATCCGCGATGAGCTGGCCGCCCATTACACGATCGACGTCGTCGCCCCCGCGACGGTGCAGAGTGCCAAGAGCCACTCGCTCACGCTCGGCGAGCCGCTCATGGTCGAGAAGCGCAACTTCGGCGACTGGGACGGGACCGCGGTCGCGGGCAGCCCGGCCGACTGCGTGAAGCTCGCCGTCGACGCGATCCTGCCGCAGCGGCCCGACGCGGTCGTCAGCGGGATCAACCACGGGGCCAACTCCGGCATCAACGTCGTCTACTCCGGCACTGTCGCGGCGGCGATCGAGGGGGCGTTCCTCGGCCTGCCGGCGATCGCGCTGTCGTTGCACTTCGACAAGGACGCGGACAACGACCTGCACCGGGCCGCGCGGTGGTCGCTGCCGGTGGTCGAGAAGCTCTTGCCGACGCTCGGCAAGGGCGAGGTGGTCAACGTGAATCTGCCCGCGCTGCCCGCCGGAGAGTCGCCGAAGGGCATCCATGTCTGTCGGCAGTGCGTTCGGCCGTACGTCGATACCTACGAGCACCGCATCTCGCCCGGTGGCCGGGATTACTACTGGAACAACTCCCAATTTCGCCTGGACAGCACGGATGCCGATACGGACGTGGCGATGTTGCGGGACAAGTACATCACGGTGACGCCGTTGCAGTTCGACCTGACCAAGCGCGGGCAGATGGAGGGGTTGGTGGGGCTCTTTTCGTAGGGCAGGCACTGCCCTACGTCGGCATGGCGATCGACTGCTTGGCTGCCAGGCGCTTTTCCGCCAGTTCGACGGCCATGCGGACGGCGGCGGTCATGCTGCCGGGGTTGGCGCTGTTGCGGCCGACGATGTCGAAGGCGGTGCCGTGGTCGGGGCTGGTGCGGATGATCGGCAGGCCCAGCGTCATGTTCACCGACTGGTCGAACGCGAGGAGCTTGACGGGGATCAGGCCCTGGTCGTGGTACATCGCGACGACGGCGTCGTAGCGGCCTTGGGCGGCTTCGCGGAAGACCACGTCGGGTGAGATCGGCCCGATCGCGTTGATACCCGTCTCGCGGGCATGGAGGATCGCGGGGGCGATGATGCGTTCTTCCTCGTCGCCGAACAGGCCGTTCTCCGACGCGTGCGGGTTGAGCCCGGCGACGGCGATGCGGGGGTTCGGGATGCCGAAGTCATCGACGAGCGATCGGTGCAGCAGTTCGGTCGGGCGCAGGACACTGCCGATGTTGAGCGTGCCCCAGAGGCTGTTGAGCGGGACGTGGATCGTGGCGAGCACGACCTTGAGTGGCCCGCCGGCGAACATCATCGCGTGCTGCCGGGCCTTGGTCCGCTCGGCGAGAAACTCGGTGTGGCCGGGATAGCTGTACCCCGCGAGCTTCCACGATTCCTTGCAGATCGGGGCGGTGACGAGCGCGTCGGCGATGCCGTCGGTGGTGGCACGGAGGGCGTCGTTGAGAAACCGCATGGACGCTTCGCCGCCGAGCTTGGACGCGCCGCGCAGGGCCGGGCCGACGTGGTCGTAGGTGTCGTAGTCGACCACGACGACGTCGTGCGGGTAGTGACGGAGCTTGCCGCGGAACGAGTCGCGCCACCAGTACACGTCGAACTCGGCCTGGTCAGCCGCGTAGGCGAGCAACTCGTTCAGGCCGTAAACGATGAACCGGGCCCGCCGCCGCAGGTCCGGATCAGCCAGTGCCTTGACGATCACCTCCGGCCCGATGCCGGCGGGGTCGCCCATGCTGATCGCGATGGTGGGACGGTCGCCCGAGGGAACTCCCATGTGCATCAGTCTACTACGCTTTTTGAGCTTGTGCGTTCGCAACGCGCTCGAGGTGCGTGACGATCGTCTTGGCGAGGATGTCGGCTTCGAAGTTGAAGCGGTAGCCGATCGGCCGCTGACCCAGAGCCGTCTTGTCGAGCGTGGTGGGGATCAGGGTGACCTCGAACCAGTCGTCGGACAGGTCGGCGATCGTGAGCGAGACGCCGTCGATGCAGACGCTGCCCTTGGGCATGAGGTACTTGACCATTGCTTCGGGCACACGGACGCGCAGCCGCCATTCGACGTCGTTGGCGACGCGATGGACGAGCTCGGCGGTCGCGTCGATGTGGCCTTGAACGAAGTGCCCGTCGAGCCGACCGTTCGCGGCTAAGGCGCGTTCGACATGGAGCAGGTCGCCGTTGGAGATGCCGCGGAGGTTGGTCTTGTCGAGCGTCTCGGTGATGACGTCGAAGGTGACCGTGTTGTCATCGAACTCGGCGACGGTAAGGCAGCAGCCATTGATCGCGATGGACTCGCCGTGGCGGAGGTCGGTCCAGGCGTGTGAAACGGAAACGCGCCGGCCGCCGCGATGATCTTCGGTCGCGGTGACGCGGGCGGGCTGTTCGATGATGCCGGTGAACATCGCGGCGTGCGAGGTGCCTAGCGGACGCCCTTGGGCTTGCTGACGATCGAGACCTTGCGGCCCAGGCGGCGCTTACCGTTGATGATCTTTCGGCCGTTCTTGGTCCGCATGCGGGCGCGGAACCCGAACTTGCGGGCGCGTTTGATATGGCTGATTCGGCGGGGGTAATGCATGGGGAGCTTCCTTCGGGTGAGGGGCAGGTTAGGCACCCGGCCGGCCAGTGGCGAGCAAAGCGGTTGACCGATTTCGGCCCGACGGGTAGTTTTCCCCGAGCGCCGAATCTAGATGTGGAACGCCTGTGGATGACACTTTACGCATGAAGGCTGAGGAATCGCTCGGCTACGTGTTCGACAATCCCGCTCTGCTAGAGGAGTCGCTCACGCACGCCTCCATCGCCGACGATCGCCTCGACTCCAACGAACGCATGGAGTTTCTCGGCGACGCGGTGCTGGACTTGGTCGTTTGCGAGGACCTGTTTCGCCAGTATCCCGACTTTTTCGAGGGCGAGATGACCAAGATCAAATCGGTCGTGGTCAGCCGAAAGACGTGCGCGGAGATCGCCCGGGAGCTGGGGCTGGGCAAGCTGCTGATCACGGGCAAGGGGATCACCAGCGCGCGGGAGATGCCGGCGTCGCTCATCGCGAACATGTACGAGGCGGTCGTCGCCGCGATCTACCTCGACGGCGGCTTCGCCCCAGCGGCGGAGTTCGTGCGGCGGACGATGTCGCCGAAGATCAAAACCGTCGCCGAAAACCTCGACGCCCACAACTTCAAGGCGGTGCTCCAGCAGGCGGCCCAGAAGCTCCTCGGCTCGACGCCGCAGTACGAACTGCTCGACGAAAAGGGGCCGGACCACAGCAAGTGCTTCGAGGTCTGCGTGAGCGTCGATGGCCGCCGATTCGAAGGGGCGTGGGGCCCGAACAAGAAGATCGCCGAGCAGAAGGCGGCGCTGCACGCGCTCGAAGAACTCGGCGAACTGACCGAAGCTGAGGTCGAAGCGGCACTCGACATTGTCGAAAGCACCGTTGAAGTCTGATTCATTCGTCGATTCCGAGGTCCGCCTTGGTCACAAGCCCGACCATCTCGACGCCGAGTTGCTCGACGTTTTTACGCGCCCCTTCCTGCCGGTCGATGACGGCGACGAGTTTGGTTACTTCACAGCCCATGTCGCGGAGCATCTCGATCGCTTCGATCGCTTGGCCGCCGGTGGTGAGGACGTCTTCAACCAGCAGCACCTTTTCCCCGGCTTCGAGGACGCCTTCGATCTGCTTGGCGGTGCCGTAGTCTTTCTTGCTGTTGCGGATGAACACGCACGGCTTGCCCGACGCCATGGACGCACTCGCCGCCAACGCCACCGCGCCCAGCTCTGGCCCCGCAATCCGGTCGGCGTCGCCGGCATGCGCCGCGATCGCCGCGCCCAGCGCCGCCAGCGCATCTGGCTGCGTCTCGAAGCGGTACTTGTCGACGTAGTACTTGCTCTTGCGTCCGCTGCGGAGCGTGAAGTCGCCGTGCAAGACGGCCAACTCGCGAATGCGAGCCACCAGTTGATCCTTGGTCATGCCGGCAGCGTAGCGTGTCGCATGCTCCTCGCGGAATTCAGCATCTGGCCGATGGACAAGGGCGTGAGCGTCGGCGAGCACGTCGCCAAGGCGCTCGACATCGTCGAACGCAGCGGGCTTGCCTACAAGGTCGGGCCGCTCGGCACCTGCGTCGAGGGCGAGTACGACCAAGTCATGGGCGTGATCCGCGAGTGCCACGAATTGCTCTCCGCCGAGAGCGACCGGGTGATGTGTACGGTCAAGATGGACTGGCGACGCGGCAAGACCGGGCGGATCGAGGGCAAGGTCGCCAGTGTTGAAAAGCATCTGGGCCGAACGTTGAACAAGTGACGATCAGCCGTACTTGGTTTTGAGCGTTTTGTTTTGCTCCGCACTGCGGACGGCGAGGTCGATGGCGTGAATCGGCCGCCGCGCCCACTGCGGCGTGATGATCAGGTCTTCCTCGCCGGCCAACGCTCTCGCGACGTTGGCGTAGAACTTGTGCCCCTGGCTCTTCGGGTGCTTGCCGGTGGTTTCCTTGATCTTCCCGTTTCGGCCGGTCTTGCGGTGGGTCCAGCCGCTCCAGTTGATGCCGTAGCTGCCCCGGTCGCCGACGAACGTCAAGAAGTCGGGCAGGCCGTCACTGCGAACGTGGCTGATGCTCAGGTTGACCAACGCCCCGTCATCGAAACGAATCACGGCAAACGCCTCGTCCTCGACATGATCGTCGCGGTAGTCGATCTTCTTTGCGACGCTCGGCCAGTGACCCTCGGCCTTGAACCCGCTGACTTCGACCATCTCACCGGGCAGGATCTGGAAGCAATACTCGAGCAGGTGAACGCCCCAGTCGTAGAGGATGCCGCCGCTGACGGATTTGCGTGACCGCCACCAGTCGCGTGGTGCCTGGTAGCTGCCCATGTGTGCTTCGATGCGGTGCACCCGGCCGATGGTCTGCTTCTCGACGATCTCCCGAATGGCCCGCAAGATCCACCCGTCCCAATGGCGGTTGTGGTAGGTGCTCAGCAAGAGCTTGCGCTTCTCGGCGAGGGCGATGAGTTTGTCGGCTTCGGCGGTCGTGATGACAAACGGCTTCTCGTTGACGACATGTTTGCCCGCCATCAGGCATTGCCGCGCGAGCGGGTAGTGCAGGTCGTGGGGCGTGATGTTCAGCAGCAGGTCGGCCGCGTCGGCCTTGAGCAGTTCGTCGAGTGACGCGAAGGTCGCGATGCCGGGGAAGTCGACTTCCGCTTGCGCCCGGCGCTGCTCGTCAGGTTCGCAGACGGCGGTCGGCACCATCCCGCCCCGACGACATTCGGTCAGGTGCGTCTTGCCCATGTTAAACGCACCGCCATACCCGATCGCCCCGACACGAACAGGTCCATTTCCGACTGCGTACCGCCGTTTCACGCGCTTTGCCATGCCAAAGGTTGTAGGCGAATCGCTTGCGGGTACAACCATCTGCCCGTGAAACGTGTCGGATGGGACATGAAGTGTTGGAAGCTCGCGCTGCTTTGCGTGTTGCTGTACGCATCGACGGCGGTGGCCGGTTTGCAGCAGGACATCGACGCGGCAGTCCGACGGTCCGGCCTTGGTTCGGGCAATGTCGGTGTGAGCGTGGTCAAGCTCGACGACAAGCCGCGTGTTGTCGCCGGTCACAACGCCGACAGCCCCATGCTGCCAGCGAGCAACATGAAACTCGTGACCACGGCCGCGACACTGCACTACCTCGGCCCGGACTTCCGCTTTCGCACGCTGCTTGTCGAACGCGAGGTCAACGGTCGCCGCGAGGTCGGCGTCATCGGTGACGGAGACCCCACCATCGGTGACAGCGAACTGCTCGCCCAGTTCGGCTGGACCACCACGACCACGCTCGATCAGTGGGCGCGGATCCTCGAGCCCGGTGGCGACATCGGCGCACTGCTCGTCGATGACAGCGTGTTCGACCAGGAATACATGCACCCGCGCTGGGGCCAGCGCGATCAGGTTCGTCCATATGGTGCACAGGTCGGCGGCCTGAACCTCAACGCCAACTGCGTGGACTTTTACGTGCAGCCGCGTGGCAACGGGCAGCGGGTCGGCTATCGCCTCTCACCACCGACCGGTTATGCGTCGATCACCAACCGCTGCGTGAAGGGTAGTAAGAACGCGGTCATCCTGGATCGCATCCTCGGCACCAATCGCATCACGCTTGCGGGCCAGACCAACGCACGTCGGGAGCAGGGGCCGCTGCGGATCACGATCGACAACCCGACGGCGTTCTTCGGCGTGGTTCTGCGCGAGCGGATCGAAGCTGCCGGCATTGCCGTGGACGGGACGCCCATGCAGGACCGGGCGCTACGCGAAGACCTGATCAACGGCATCGGCGGCTGGCGGCACATCGGTGGGCTCGAGACCAAGCTCTCGGTGGTGCTCGCACGGGTGAACAAGTCCAGCGAAAACCTTTACGCCGAGGCATTGGTGAAGCG comes from Planctomycetota bacterium and encodes:
- the surE gene encoding 5'/3'-nucleotidase SurE is translated as MRLLCTNDDGIDAGGLHAIRDELAAHYTIDVVAPATVQSAKSHSLTLGEPLMVEKRNFGDWDGTAVAGSPADCVKLAVDAILPQRPDAVVSGINHGANSGINVVYSGTVAAAIEGAFLGLPAIALSLHFDKDADNDLHRAARWSLPVVEKLLPTLGKGEVVNVNLPALPAGESPKGIHVCRQCVRPYVDTYEHRISPGGRDYYWNNSQFRLDSTDADTDVAMLRDKYITVTPLQFDLTKRGQMEGLVGLFS
- the pdxA gene encoding 4-hydroxythreonine-4-phosphate dehydrogenase PdxA, which gives rise to MGVPSGDRPTIAISMGDPAGIGPEVIVKALADPDLRRRARFIVYGLNELLAYAADQAEFDVYWWRDSFRGKLRHYPHDVVVVDYDTYDHVGPALRGASKLGGEASMRFLNDALRATTDGIADALVTAPICKESWKLAGYSYPGHTEFLAERTKARQHAMMFAGGPLKVVLATIHVPLNSLWGTLNIGSVLRPTELLHRSLVDDFGIPNPRIAVAGLNPHASENGLFGDEEERIIAPAILHARETGINAIGPISPDVVFREAAQGRYDAVVAMYHDQGLIPVKLLAFDQSVNMTLGLPIIRTSPDHGTAFDIVGRNSANPGSMTAAVRMAVELAEKRLAAKQSIAMPT
- the ribE gene encoding riboflavin synthase, yielding MFTGIIEQPARVTATEDHRGGRRVSVSHAWTDLRHGESIAINGCCLTVAEFDDNTVTFDVITETLDKTNLRGISNGDLLHVERALAANGRLDGHFVQGHIDATAELVHRVANDVEWRLRVRVPEAMVKYLMPKGSVCIDGVSLTIADLSDDWFEVTLIPTTLDKTALGQRPIGYRFNFEADILAKTIVTHLERVANAQAQKA
- the rpmH gene encoding 50S ribosomal protein L34, with translation MHYPRRISHIKRARKFGFRARMRTKNGRKIINGKRRLGRKVSIVSKPKGVR
- the rnc gene encoding ribonuclease III translates to MKAEESLGYVFDNPALLEESLTHASIADDRLDSNERMEFLGDAVLDLVVCEDLFRQYPDFFEGEMTKIKSVVVSRKTCAEIARELGLGKLLITGKGITSAREMPASLIANMYEAVVAAIYLDGGFAPAAEFVRRTMSPKIKTVAENLDAHNFKAVLQQAAQKLLGSTPQYELLDEKGPDHSKCFEVCVSVDGRRFEGAWGPNKKIAEQKAALHALEELGELTEAEVEAALDIVESTVEV
- the pyrE gene encoding orotate phosphoribosyltransferase yields the protein MTKDQLVARIRELAVLHGDFTLRSGRKSKYYVDKYRFETQPDALAALGAAIAAHAGDADRIAGPELGAVALAASASMASGKPCVFIRNSKKDYGTAKQIEGVLEAGEKVLLVEDVLTTGGQAIEAIEMLRDMGCEVTKLVAVIDRQEGARKNVEQLGVEMVGLVTKADLGIDE
- a CDS encoding MTH1187 family thiamine-binding protein, with the protein product MLLAEFSIWPMDKGVSVGEHVAKALDIVERSGLAYKVGPLGTCVEGEYDQVMGVIRECHELLSAESDRVMCTVKMDWRRGKTGRIEGKVASVEKHLGRTLNK
- a CDS encoding Gfo/Idh/MocA family oxidoreductase, which codes for MVVPASDSPTTFGMAKRVKRRYAVGNGPVRVGAIGYGGAFNMGKTHLTECRRGGMVPTAVCEPDEQRRAQAEVDFPGIATFASLDELLKADAADLLLNITPHDLHYPLARQCLMAGKHVVNEKPFVITTAEADKLIALAEKRKLLLSTYHNRHWDGWILRAIREIVEKQTIGRVHRIEAHMGSYQAPRDWWRSRKSVSGGILYDWGVHLLEYCFQILPGEMVEVSGFKAEGHWPSVAKKIDYRDDHVEDEAFAVIRFDDGALVNLSISHVRSDGLPDFLTFVGDRGSYGINWSGWTHRKTGRNGKIKETTGKHPKSQGHKFYANVARALAGEEDLIITPQWARRPIHAIDLAVRSAEQNKTLKTKYG
- the dacB gene encoding D-alanyl-D-alanine carboxypeptidase/D-alanyl-D-alanine-endopeptidase — encoded protein: MKRVGWDMKCWKLALLCVLLYASTAVAGLQQDIDAAVRRSGLGSGNVGVSVVKLDDKPRVVAGHNADSPMLPASNMKLVTTAATLHYLGPDFRFRTLLVEREVNGRREVGVIGDGDPTIGDSELLAQFGWTTTTTLDQWARILEPGGDIGALLVDDSVFDQEYMHPRWGQRDQVRPYGAQVGGLNLNANCVDFYVQPRGNGQRVGYRLSPPTGYASITNRCVKGSKNAVILDRILGTNRITLAGQTNARREQGPLRITIDNPTAFFGVVLRERIEAAGIAVDGTPMQDRALREDLINGIGGWRHIGGLETKLSVVLARVNKSSENLYAEALVKRIGHHVTGESGSWDNGNAAIASYLAALGFQDGEDFVLSDGSGLSRGNRVTPRLLTACIADAFGRFGTTFVNSLAVAGKDGTISRRFGRHPDMVGKVFAKSGYISGVYTLSGVVHTDAGWYAFSILVNNARGGAAPKTLHETIVAAIESNAR